One part of the Bdellovibrio sp. KM01 genome encodes these proteins:
- a CDS encoding Smr/MutS family protein, translating into MQDLAVLDWTEILEKIKSHATSEVGREAVFDMKPLDSADEAYVSFQEIADATEVLNQGVRPYMQSLDLYSAWIARLKKKAVLKTLEIKDVRNFCMEALALKEALAPIENTWAKRLHDSLMDAEEPLSAIDQILTPGGEIRSDASEKLYNLFKEKERLAREVQSTLDRLVKDHQMETVIQDKFVTTRDGRWVLPVRAGMQSKLPGVIHGSSQSKQTVFVEPEKVIPTNNRLRQVEAEIEDEIERLLTELSHYLSSQATDIESTRVLMEEGDVRFSQAQFTNQINGHAIEFSTDTMELIEVRHPLLQLSGKNVVSNTVLFDGKKSILLLSGPNAGGKTVLLKSIGLAAQMARCGLPICASETSRIPFFKDVLIGIGDSQSVDEELSTFAAHLKILGKAASVKGHQNLILIDEICGSTDPEEGSALARAFIEEFSANNVFAVITSHLGPLKAGWDEESRVLNGSMEYDPKTGRPTYGFLAGIPGDSLAIQTAKRVGVAQSIVQRAMDVLAPATRARLEGLEQIEQLKSDIAILQEHLRKETKKAVETKNKYEGLLSQFNKDKDEWLQRTVKKAERKVEEAIAQAKVAETFKRHAALQEIKYQLPEIVKAKPIIQAGAPQTAEEFAKKFPPGSKVFVPTLNQDGIVQSAPNNKGDLMILSGSVRLQVNWQNLRLPGKPQNPTSQLVRKGSSGFSVSMADDDRTLDLRGKTVEEALQELEVALDKAATTREDRLKIIHGHGTEALKKAVRTYLSRSVYVKKWKAGSPENGGDGITWAEIGES; encoded by the coding sequence ATGCAAGATCTCGCCGTCCTTGATTGGACAGAAATTCTAGAGAAAATTAAATCACACGCCACAAGTGAAGTGGGACGCGAAGCCGTTTTCGATATGAAACCGCTCGACTCCGCTGATGAAGCTTACGTGAGCTTTCAAGAAATTGCCGATGCGACAGAAGTTTTAAATCAGGGTGTACGCCCTTACATGCAAAGTTTGGATCTGTATTCCGCATGGATCGCGCGTCTAAAAAAGAAGGCCGTTCTAAAAACTTTGGAAATCAAAGACGTGCGAAACTTCTGCATGGAAGCCTTGGCATTGAAAGAAGCTTTGGCACCGATTGAAAACACCTGGGCCAAAAGACTTCACGATAGTTTGATGGACGCGGAAGAGCCCCTATCAGCGATAGACCAGATCCTTACTCCCGGCGGAGAGATTCGATCCGACGCAAGTGAAAAACTTTATAATCTTTTTAAAGAAAAAGAGCGCCTGGCTCGTGAAGTGCAAAGCACCTTGGATCGCCTGGTGAAAGATCACCAGATGGAAACCGTGATCCAAGATAAATTCGTCACGACTCGTGATGGCCGTTGGGTTCTCCCCGTTCGCGCTGGCATGCAAAGCAAACTTCCGGGAGTGATCCATGGATCATCCCAAAGCAAGCAAACTGTTTTCGTTGAGCCCGAAAAAGTTATTCCGACCAACAACCGCTTACGCCAAGTGGAAGCTGAAATTGAAGACGAGATCGAAAGACTTTTAACAGAGCTTTCTCACTATCTTTCTTCACAAGCGACCGACATTGAAAGCACCCGTGTTTTAATGGAGGAAGGCGACGTCCGCTTCTCTCAAGCGCAGTTCACAAATCAAATCAATGGTCACGCGATTGAATTTTCCACAGACACGATGGAACTGATCGAAGTTCGTCATCCTCTTTTGCAATTGAGTGGAAAAAATGTTGTCTCCAATACGGTTCTTTTTGATGGCAAAAAAAGCATTCTGCTTTTAAGCGGTCCCAATGCCGGTGGTAAAACCGTGCTGCTTAAGTCCATTGGCCTTGCCGCTCAAATGGCCCGCTGTGGACTTCCGATTTGTGCAAGTGAAACTTCACGCATTCCATTCTTTAAAGATGTTTTAATCGGCATCGGTGATAGCCAAAGTGTTGACGAAGAGCTTTCAACATTCGCAGCCCATTTGAAAATTTTAGGAAAAGCGGCTTCAGTGAAAGGCCACCAGAACTTAATCCTGATTGACGAGATCTGCGGATCCACTGATCCGGAAGAAGGAAGTGCCCTGGCTCGTGCCTTCATTGAAGAATTCTCGGCCAATAACGTGTTTGCAGTTATCACTTCTCACTTAGGCCCCTTAAAAGCCGGTTGGGATGAGGAAAGTCGCGTCCTTAACGGAAGCATGGAGTACGATCCAAAAACGGGCCGCCCGACTTATGGATTCTTGGCGGGGATTCCGGGTGATTCACTTGCGATTCAAACCGCAAAACGCGTGGGCGTTGCACAATCAATTGTTCAAAGAGCGATGGACGTACTGGCCCCTGCCACTCGCGCCCGCCTTGAAGGCTTGGAACAAATCGAGCAGCTGAAAAGCGATATCGCGATTCTTCAGGAACATTTGCGCAAAGAAACCAAGAAAGCCGTTGAAACTAAGAACAAGTACGAAGGCTTACTCAGTCAGTTTAACAAAGACAAAGACGAATGGCTTCAGCGCACCGTTAAAAAAGCGGAACGCAAAGTTGAAGAAGCTATTGCTCAGGCGAAGGTGGCAGAAACTTTCAAACGTCACGCAGCCCTGCAAGAAATCAAATATCAGCTTCCTGAAATCGTGAAAGCAAAACCGATCATTCAGGCAGGAGCCCCACAGACGGCGGAGGAATTTGCTAAAAAATTCCCACCAGGCTCAAAAGTTTTTGTTCCGACGTTGAATCAAGACGGTATCGTACAAAGCGCGCCGAACAACAAAGGTGACTTGATGATTTTATCCGGTTCCGTGCGTTTGCAGGTGAATTGGCAAAATCTACGTTTACCGGGTAAACCTCAAAATCCGACGTCGCAATTGGTTCGCAAAGGATCCAGCGGATTCTCCGTATCTATGGCGGATGACGATCGCACCCTGGATTTACGAGGAAAAACTGTGGAAGAGGCCCTGCAAGAACTTGAAGTGGCACTCGATAAAGCAGCCACCACCCGCGAAGATCGTTTAAAGATCATTCATGGTCATGGCACGGAAGCTTTAAAGAAAGCGGTACGGACTTATTTGTCTCGATCGGTGTATGTCAAAAAGTGGAAAGCAGGCTCACCGGAAAATGGGGGCGATGGTATCACTTGGGCAGAAATCGGTGAATCTTAA
- a CDS encoding lipase maturation factor family protein, giving the protein MNHYLIASWVVSKALALTYFVAFLSLSVQVLGLFGSRGILSIDHLLNILDKELGASRFRHFPSLFWFASGDFTLKAACMIGMLASTLAFLGFSQTWMLLLCWLLYLSFSSCGQVFLSYQWDNLLLELGVIALFFAPFTFEWRPFAAYEIHPMVMGLVWVLLFKLMFSSGVVKLANKDPDWKNFTALRFHYWTQPLPNPIAWLLEKAPLSFQKFSCVLLFFIELIVPFFIFVPGPVSFIAACLLILLQVLIILTGNFAFFNLLTLGLCASVITDPFWIFESTSWILPVGVSTEIAVVALVVLLPGNLFWIYKTVFETSKSLDFMLPWMRFLFPFRITNPYGLFAVMTKTRPEIVLEGSNDGNTWLEYEFKHKPTKLSHRPTVIAPFQPRLDWQMWFAALESFNENLWLQNLVTRLFDESPDVQELLKKDPFNGKAPKLLRFVRYNYLFSSWEELKSQKIWWKRGHASPYSPIFERDEES; this is encoded by the coding sequence GTGAATCACTACCTTATTGCAAGTTGGGTGGTAAGTAAGGCCCTCGCACTGACTTACTTTGTTGCGTTTCTTTCTTTATCGGTTCAAGTCCTGGGTCTTTTTGGCTCCCGTGGGATTCTTTCCATCGATCATCTTTTAAACATTCTGGACAAAGAATTAGGCGCTTCTCGCTTTCGTCATTTTCCGTCTCTTTTTTGGTTTGCTTCGGGGGATTTCACTTTAAAAGCCGCCTGCATGATTGGGATGCTGGCATCGACGTTGGCCTTTTTGGGATTTAGCCAAACCTGGATGCTGCTTCTTTGCTGGCTGCTTTATCTTTCTTTTAGCAGCTGTGGACAGGTGTTCTTGTCCTATCAATGGGACAACCTCCTTTTAGAGCTAGGGGTCATCGCTTTATTTTTTGCACCCTTCACATTCGAGTGGCGACCTTTCGCGGCTTATGAAATCCATCCCATGGTAATGGGTTTAGTTTGGGTGTTGCTGTTTAAACTGATGTTTTCATCCGGAGTCGTGAAGCTTGCGAACAAAGATCCAGACTGGAAGAACTTCACTGCCTTAAGATTTCATTATTGGACCCAGCCCTTACCAAATCCAATCGCCTGGCTTTTGGAAAAGGCTCCCCTGAGCTTTCAAAAGTTCAGTTGCGTTCTTTTATTTTTCATCGAACTCATCGTGCCTTTTTTTATTTTTGTACCGGGGCCTGTCAGCTTTATTGCTGCCTGCCTACTCATTTTGCTGCAAGTTCTGATTATTTTGACTGGCAACTTTGCATTCTTTAATTTACTGACTCTGGGGCTGTGTGCCTCCGTTATCACCGATCCCTTCTGGATTTTTGAAAGCACCTCTTGGATATTGCCTGTCGGGGTTTCCACTGAAATCGCCGTGGTGGCTTTGGTTGTTCTTCTTCCCGGAAACTTGTTTTGGATTTACAAAACCGTTTTTGAAACCAGCAAGTCTTTGGATTTCATGCTTCCATGGATGCGCTTTCTTTTTCCTTTTAGAATCACGAATCCCTATGGTCTTTTTGCGGTGATGACAAAAACTCGCCCCGAGATCGTTCTTGAAGGCAGTAATGATGGGAACACTTGGCTTGAGTATGAATTTAAGCATAAGCCCACGAAACTATCCCATCGCCCGACGGTGATAGCACCTTTTCAACCGCGCCTGGATTGGCAAATGTGGTTCGCAGCTCTGGAAAGTTTCAATGAAAACCTCTGGCTGCAAAATCTAGTGACGCGACTTTTTGATGAAAGTCCCGATGTGCAGGAGCTTTTAAAGAAAGATCCCTTTAACGGAAAAGCACCGAAGCTCTTGCGCTTTGTGCGCTACAACTATCTCTTTAGCTCGTGGGAGGAGCTAAAATCGCAAAAAATATGGTGGAAACGAGGCCACGCCTCCCCGTATTCTCCCATTTTTGAGAGGGACGAAGAGTCCTAA
- a CDS encoding sugar MFS transporter encodes MIWPYIILSYISLFVFGLSDNVRGPLFPEIMKEFAVNDSMGSWMFALSSISGFLSSYLARHLLRRFDRLTVLRGGAIALIISLVGLATAPHFYVFLVFSLFFGMSLGIVGLIPNVLVSLGSSEERKQQLLSGLHAMYGVASFCSPLIAASVEYLTGSWRWTFGSITIVPLFLLIYTFHGSHENLHQKAEFVPENHKLNKARNFKPQMFLALMVSFCVCAEIMISSRLALFMRRTANYDMEHSSLYVTYFFVGMLTGRSLFALIKFPISLRAQLSISLVLTALCTFGGIYLHPVFLPIAGFTVAPFYPLAITWISTKFPTDLDSAVSYMMATDSMMLVGMHLMVGHFTDNNGIAFAMLLGPIYCFLSFLLVNSYEYFFERHQPQDDSNIA; translated from the coding sequence ATGATTTGGCCTTATATCATCCTGTCCTATATTAGTTTATTCGTGTTTGGTCTGAGCGATAATGTGCGAGGACCTTTATTCCCCGAGATTATGAAAGAATTTGCAGTGAACGACTCCATGGGATCATGGATGTTCGCTTTAAGTTCCATCTCTGGCTTTCTTTCAAGCTATCTTGCCAGACATTTGCTGCGACGTTTTGACCGCTTAACAGTGTTAAGGGGCGGGGCGATTGCCTTAATCATCTCTTTGGTGGGGCTGGCAACAGCACCTCATTTTTATGTGTTCCTGGTGTTCTCGCTTTTTTTCGGTATGAGTTTGGGGATTGTAGGACTGATTCCCAACGTCCTGGTTTCTTTGGGCTCCAGCGAAGAGCGTAAGCAACAGCTGTTATCGGGTCTGCATGCGATGTATGGGGTGGCAAGTTTTTGCTCTCCTTTGATTGCAGCCTCTGTTGAATATTTGACGGGGAGCTGGCGCTGGACATTTGGAAGCATCACGATCGTGCCGTTGTTTTTGTTGATTTATACCTTCCACGGCAGCCACGAAAATTTGCATCAAAAAGCGGAGTTCGTTCCAGAGAATCATAAACTCAACAAAGCCCGTAATTTTAAGCCACAGATGTTTTTGGCATTGATGGTGAGCTTCTGTGTTTGTGCCGAGATCATGATTTCATCACGTTTAGCTCTCTTCATGCGCAGAACCGCGAACTATGATATGGAGCACTCAAGTCTTTATGTGACGTACTTCTTTGTCGGTATGCTGACGGGAAGATCTTTGTTCGCCTTGATTAAGTTTCCGATCAGTTTGCGTGCTCAGCTTTCGATTTCTTTGGTGTTGACGGCCCTTTGTACTTTTGGCGGTATCTATTTGCATCCTGTGTTTTTGCCTATCGCAGGTTTCACGGTCGCGCCATTTTATCCTTTGGCGATCACGTGGATATCGACAAAGTTTCCGACGGATCTTGATTCCGCAGTTTCGTATATGATGGCAACGGATTCGATGATGCTAGTGGGAATGCATTTGATGGTGGGGCACTTTACCGATAACAACGGTATTGCATTTGCGATGCTCTTGGGTCCCATCTATTGCTTCTTGTCGTTTCTTCTGGTGAACAGCTACGAATATTTCTTTGAGCGCCATCAGCCACAGGATGACTCCAACATCGCCTGA
- a CDS encoding PBECR2 nuclease fold domain-containing protein, which translates to MAKAKTRPVKAKSITEKEYIVVDEKAGLIFETEQDLYGYFETMIKKFQDEYQSYRTPDDFSDEDQMSRENYLESTLDDPDEVWMDNSASDDYAVYYFIREFEEGATAFKYIAIGYMAEEEEYPTFVFMHFPTRDSHVWHQYQKQEMVYDRGYAEASEGAIEGDAMLEGDPLAVGLYQAMMKVRTDKDIPQDKFQEFAELREETIESADEIWRKTDTEGHVLVSFIKEFPDHETKDLVYVAVTQEDEETNVHSLLFSFPTNDEALVDRYRQGENLQAEEVSQESSH; encoded by the coding sequence ATGGCCAAAGCAAAAACTCGTCCTGTAAAAGCCAAATCTATCACTGAAAAAGAGTACATTGTCGTTGATGAAAAAGCCGGTCTGATCTTTGAAACCGAACAAGATCTGTATGGCTATTTTGAAACGATGATTAAAAAGTTTCAGGATGAGTATCAATCTTATCGGACTCCTGATGACTTCTCTGACGAAGATCAAATGTCCCGCGAAAATTATTTGGAGTCCACATTGGATGATCCAGATGAAGTTTGGATGGATAACTCGGCTTCCGATGATTACGCGGTTTATTATTTTATCCGTGAGTTCGAAGAGGGGGCGACGGCCTTTAAGTACATCGCTATTGGTTATATGGCGGAAGAGGAAGAATACCCAACCTTCGTGTTCATGCATTTCCCAACCCGCGACTCCCATGTTTGGCATCAGTATCAAAAGCAAGAGATGGTCTATGACCGTGGTTATGCTGAAGCTTCTGAAGGCGCGATTGAGGGCGATGCGATGCTAGAGGGCGATCCTTTGGCGGTGGGTCTTTATCAGGCGATGATGAAAGTGCGCACGGACAAAGACATCCCTCAGGATAAGTTTCAAGAGTTTGCGGAGCTTCGTGAAGAAACCATTGAATCCGCCGATGAAATCTGGAGAAAAACTGATACTGAAGGTCACGTTCTGGTGAGCTTTATTAAAGAATTCCCGGATCATGAAACTAAAGATTTGGTTTATGTTGCTGTCACTCAAGAAGATGAAGAAACCAATGTTCACTCGTTGTTATTCTCATTCCCGACAAACGATGAAGCTTTGGTCGATCGCTATCGCCAAGGTGAAAACTTACAGGCTGAAGAAGTAAGCCAGGAGTCTTCGCACTAA
- a CDS encoding helix-turn-helix transcriptional regulator produces the protein MIKSTCAHVCIPTGGIHPIVQRQFQKWGLTKTEGDIGLLLLKGLSLRAIAQTRGTSETTVRQQALILYKKASVEGRHQLAAYFLEDLLNPCQVPKFELS, from the coding sequence ATGATTAAGTCAACATGTGCACACGTATGTATCCCGACTGGCGGAATTCATCCTATCGTTCAACGCCAGTTCCAAAAGTGGGGTCTTACGAAAACCGAAGGTGACATCGGTCTGTTGCTGCTTAAGGGTCTCAGTCTGCGAGCTATTGCTCAAACTCGCGGAACATCAGAGACTACCGTCAGACAACAAGCATTGATTCTATACAAGAAAGCATCCGTAGAGGGACGTCATCAGTTAGCGGCTTACTTTCTTGAAGATCTTCTGAATCCTTGCCAAGTGCCTAAGTTCGAGCTGTCATAA
- a CDS encoding matrixin family metalloprotease — MWKWIGVASLVVMALTLEACAPKSQDSCGFVQNAYGERVSWKADVPVTMYLHESVPEQYVAAIVSAAQTWERNSGRRLFNIVTSPRITGPNKPIQDGKNVIYFMDTWENDKLSEQARTTVLWNGDQIKETDIRVNTKFTFYWNQGKSNSAVNIEALVLHEMGHVLGLKHNDQGASVMATYLKNGDDRTELASQDTVDLKCEY, encoded by the coding sequence ATGTGGAAGTGGATTGGCGTTGCATCGCTAGTTGTTATGGCTTTGACCCTAGAAGCCTGTGCGCCGAAATCTCAGGACAGCTGTGGTTTTGTTCAGAATGCCTATGGTGAGCGCGTGTCGTGGAAGGCCGATGTGCCCGTGACGATGTACCTTCACGAGTCTGTTCCAGAACAATACGTGGCAGCCATCGTCAGTGCTGCCCAAACGTGGGAGCGCAACTCCGGTCGCAGACTATTTAATATCGTCACATCTCCTCGCATCACGGGTCCCAACAAGCCCATTCAAGACGGTAAAAACGTGATCTATTTCATGGATACCTGGGAAAACGACAAGCTTTCAGAGCAAGCACGGACAACTGTTTTGTGGAATGGTGACCAGATCAAAGAAACAGATATTCGCGTGAATACTAAATTTACGTTCTATTGGAACCAGGGCAAATCCAACTCTGCCGTGAACATTGAGGCTTTGGTGCTTCATGAAATGGGGCATGTTTTGGGACTCAAACATAATGATCAAGGTGCCTCTGTGATGGCGACTTACCTGAAAAACGGGGACGACCGTACGGAACTTGCCTCCCAGGATACAGTGGATCTGAAGTGCGAGTACTAG
- a CDS encoding isocitrate/isopropylmalate dehydrogenase family protein, with protein sequence MMKLTVIPGDGIGPEIMTQVIRVLKHVHAPFEYEEHQAGEIALAKLGDLLPQNTVDSINKTRLAIKGPTTTPVGGGHKSINVTMRQKFDLYANVRPVRSLPGVQCVCSDVNLTIVRENTEDLYAGIERMVDENTAESIKRITRRGSERIARYAYDLAQKTGRKQVAIVHKANIMKMSDGLFLKVAQEVGWQYPNIATKDVIVDNACMQLVTRPQQFDVIVTENLYGDILSDLCAGLVGGLGVVPGANIGEKAAIFEAVHGSAPDIAGQNKANPTALLQSAVMMLQHIGEHGKADSIMKALIAALSDINARTGDLGGKGTTQSFTDAIIQKL encoded by the coding sequence ATGATGAAACTGACTGTGATCCCTGGTGATGGTATTGGTCCCGAAATTATGACCCAAGTAATCCGTGTTCTAAAACACGTGCATGCCCCCTTCGAATATGAAGAGCATCAAGCCGGTGAGATCGCCCTGGCAAAACTTGGCGACCTTCTTCCTCAAAACACAGTTGATTCCATCAACAAAACTCGCCTGGCAATCAAAGGCCCAACGACAACTCCGGTGGGTGGTGGTCACAAATCTATCAACGTTACGATGAGACAGAAATTCGATCTTTACGCCAACGTACGCCCTGTTCGCTCTCTTCCGGGAGTTCAGTGCGTTTGTTCTGACGTAAATTTGACGATTGTGCGCGAAAACACCGAAGACCTTTATGCTGGTATCGAGCGCATGGTTGATGAAAATACGGCCGAGTCTATCAAACGTATCACTCGTCGTGGATCTGAAAGAATCGCTCGCTATGCTTATGACTTGGCTCAAAAAACAGGTCGCAAACAAGTCGCCATCGTGCACAAAGCAAACATCATGAAAATGTCTGATGGTTTGTTCCTTAAAGTCGCGCAAGAAGTTGGCTGGCAGTATCCAAATATCGCAACGAAAGACGTTATCGTAGATAACGCCTGTATGCAGCTGGTAACTCGCCCGCAACAATTCGACGTGATCGTTACCGAAAACTTGTACGGTGATATCTTATCTGATTTGTGCGCAGGCCTTGTCGGTGGCTTAGGTGTTGTACCGGGCGCAAACATCGGTGAAAAAGCTGCGATCTTTGAAGCTGTTCACGGCTCTGCTCCTGATATCGCAGGCCAAAACAAAGCCAACCCAACAGCGCTTTTGCAATCTGCAGTGATGATGCTTCAACACATTGGTGAGCACGGCAAGGCAGACTCTATCATGAAAGCTTTGATTGCAGCATTGTCTGATATCAACGCTCGTACAGGTGACCTGGGTGGTAAAGGGACAACTCAGTCCTTTACTGATGCAATCATTCAAAAACTGTAG
- a CDS encoding HAMP domain-containing sensor histidine kinase, with protein MIKPSLNLIKRSSWPWMSAFMAAILAISVLSFVVEVRRAQGAVAQYFAIWEEDIAKSLLVKQDSTLLDKILGQLKEVHSSVAQVSVKPRDGMCSFENDIPITLFSLPAGQVQVCYSSADLALKTVSSPIFLIGIFLGLVFVSFGSRRELLNRLQEQKLQSELDRNKEISEISRQVAHDIRGPLMALTTLTQLSHEMSHEKKELLGLAVGRIRGIAEDLLQRGRAMKQEDQSVAQSANAKKTVQGADVIQVADRILKEFRFSYPNIEFTWHQHVKAEKLIVPLDEIKLLRVLGNILNNSVEAAPESEASVSISLLDRDQNWLLQIMDNGSGIPEDILPQLMEEGKSFGKENGNGLGLFDARKALQAVGGDLQLRSRVGVGTQVIMIIPKITAHTTAKIS; from the coding sequence ATGATAAAACCATCCTTAAACCTTATTAAACGCAGCTCTTGGCCCTGGATGTCGGCATTTATGGCGGCCATCCTGGCGATCTCTGTTCTTAGCTTCGTGGTTGAGGTTCGCCGTGCGCAAGGTGCGGTTGCCCAGTATTTTGCGATCTGGGAAGAGGACATTGCAAAGTCTTTGCTGGTAAAGCAAGATTCCACTTTGCTGGATAAAATCCTGGGGCAACTTAAAGAAGTTCATAGCTCGGTCGCACAGGTTTCTGTGAAACCACGTGATGGCATGTGTTCATTTGAAAATGATATTCCAATCACTTTGTTCTCGCTGCCCGCGGGGCAAGTGCAAGTTTGTTATTCGAGTGCGGATTTGGCCTTAAAAACAGTGTCTTCGCCGATCTTTTTGATTGGTATCTTTTTAGGTTTGGTTTTCGTTTCCTTTGGTTCAAGACGTGAACTTTTAAATCGTCTGCAAGAGCAAAAGCTGCAATCAGAACTGGATCGCAATAAAGAAATCTCTGAAATTTCCCGCCAGGTGGCGCACGATATTCGTGGACCTTTGATGGCGCTCACGACTTTAACTCAACTTTCTCACGAAATGAGTCATGAAAAGAAAGAACTTCTGGGACTTGCCGTGGGGCGTATTCGCGGAATCGCCGAAGATCTTTTGCAACGTGGCCGTGCTATGAAACAAGAAGATCAATCTGTGGCCCAGTCCGCCAATGCCAAGAAAACGGTGCAGGGTGCTGACGTGATACAGGTCGCAGACCGTATTTTAAAAGAATTTAGATTTTCTTATCCAAATATCGAGTTCACGTGGCATCAACATGTGAAGGCTGAAAAGTTGATTGTGCCTTTGGATGAAATCAAGTTGTTGCGAGTTTTGGGAAATATTTTGAATAATTCGGTTGAGGCGGCTCCGGAATCTGAAGCGAGTGTGAGTATTTCCCTGCTAGATCGCGATCAAAACTGGCTTTTACAAATCATGGACAACGGCAGTGGTATTCCTGAAGATATTCTTCCGCAATTAATGGAAGAAGGAAAAAGCTTCGGTAAAGAAAATGGCAATGGCCTGGGACTTTTTGATGCCCGCAAAGCTTTGCAAGCCGTCGGTGGTGATTTGCAACTTCGTTCTCGTGTGGGAGTGGGCACTCAAGTGATCATGATCATTCCAAAAATCACAGCACACACGACGGCAAAAATCTCTTAG